One Diabrotica virgifera virgifera chromosome 3, PGI_DIABVI_V3a genomic window carries:
- the LOC126881651 gene encoding uncharacterized protein LOC126881651, translating to MKLPFFFNNLSRLMEKYAFSPNKIYNCDETGVTTVQRPPKIYAEKGQKRVGFVTSWERGKTTTAMCAVNATGTYIPPMLIFARQRMASHLQRNGPPGALYTCSKNGWITEDIFLTWLQHFQAFVKASKEDPVLLIMDNHSTHCTLQTYNFCRDNGIAVLTIPPHSSHRLQPLDVSFYFPLKTAFNSECSKYLTSHPGEKITPSEIAELFNLAFSRVATPEKAIKGFKETGIFPYNPDVFTDEDFAPAEAFQSTVSDALQEPTQAEKLLKTNETTPEKNSSVNETEIKNVSFAEIIPLPSCSHENVVKRQNKANKQHSIVFTSTPLKEELEKKEEKKNKKTTIKSDKAKRNVFMTQEGSTLRQKSKRTKIALNYKICEEGESEIEDDDDVRDKNITEDICILCGEFGKNSELWLRCVYCGHWAHKACSNSPKDKKFICDFCL from the coding sequence ATGAagttaccatttttttttaacaatttatcCAGACTTatggaaaaatatgcattttcacccaataaaatttataattgcgATGAAACTGGGGTCACTACTGTACAACGCCCACCAAAAATATATGCAGAAAAAGGTCAGAAGCGTGTTGGATTTGTTACAAGCTGGGAAAGGGGGAAAACAACCACAGCGATGTGTGCCGTCAACGCTACAGGAACCTATATACCTCCCATGCTTATATTTGCACGCCAAAGAATGGCGTCCCATCTTCAACGAAACGGTCCCCCAGGTGCCCTTTACACATGCTCAAAAAATGGGTGGATTACAGAGGACATATTTCTTACTTGGTTACAACATTTTCAAGCATTTGTAAAAGCATCCAAAGAAGATCCAGTTCTTTTAATCATGGACAATCATAGCACTCACTGCACGTTACAAACATATAATTTTTGTAGAGATAACGGTATTGCTGTTCTGACAATCCCTCCACATTCATCACATCGCCTTCAGCCACTCGATGTGAGCTTTTACTTTCCTCTAAAGACCGCATTCAACTCTGAATGTTCCAAATATTTGACCAGCCATCCAGGGGAGAAAATCACGCCTAGTGAGATTGCTGAATTATTTAATTTAGCATTTAGTAGAGTGGCAACCCCGGAAAAGGCTATCAAGGGATTTAAAGAGACAGGTATTTTCCCCTACAACCCTGACGTATTCACAGATGAAGATTTTGCTCCTGCAGAAGCCTTTCAATCCACTGTTTCTGATGCACTTCAAGAACCTACCCAAGCAGAAAAACTACTCAAAACAAATGAGACTACCCCTGAAAAAAATAGTAGTGTGAATGAGACAGAAATAAAAAATGTTTCCTTTGCCGAGATAATTCCTCTACCATCTTGTTCTCACGAAAATGTTGTAAAGAGACAAAATAAGGCAAACAAGCAACACTCTATTGTATTTACGTCAACACCGCTAAAAGAAGAGctagaaaaaaaagaagagaagaaaaataaaaagacaACAATCAAATCAGATAAGGCTAAAAGAAATGTATTTATGACACAGGAGGGGTCTACATTAAGACAAAAATCAAAGCGAACAAAAATTGCCTTAAACTATAAAatatgtgaagaaggagaaagtGAGATAGAGGATGATGACGATGTTAGGGACAAGAACATTACCGAAGACATTTGCATTTTGTGTGGAGAATTTGGCAAGAACAGTGAACTTTGGCTAAGATGTGTGTATTGTGGTCATTGGGCACACAAGGCATGTTCTAACTCTCCaaaagacaaaaaatttatttgcgACTTTTGTTTGTAA